The following proteins are encoded in a genomic region of Camelus ferus isolate YT-003-E chromosome 8, BCGSAC_Cfer_1.0, whole genome shotgun sequence:
- the TCF21 gene encoding transcription factor 21: MSTGSLSDVEDLQEVEMLDCDGLKMDSNKEFVTSNESTEESSNCETGSPQKGRGGLGKRRKAPTKKSPLSGVSQEGKQVQRNAANARERARMRVLSKAFSRLKTTLPWVPPDTKLSKLDTLRLASSYIAHLRQILANDKYENGYIHPVNLTWPFMVAGKPESDLKEVVTASRLCGTTAS, translated from the exons ATGTCCACCGGCTCCCTCAGCGATGTGGAGGACCTTCAAGAGGTGGAGATGCTGGACTGCGATGGGCTGAAAATGGACTCGAACAAGGAGTTTGTGACTTCCAACGAGAGCACCGAGGAGAGCTCCAACTGTGAGACCGGGTCTCCCCAGAAGGGCCGCGGCGGCCTGGGCAAGAGGAGGAAGGCGCCCACCAAGAAGAGCCCCCTGAGCGGGGTCAGCCAAGAGGGGAAGCAGGTCCAGCGCAACGCGGCCAATGCCCGCGAGCGGGCCCGGATGCGGGTGCTGAGCAAGGCCTTCTCCAGGCTCAAGACCACGCTGCCCTGGGTGCCCCCGGACACCAAGCTCTCCAAGCTGGATACGCTCAGGCTGGCGTCCAGCTACATCGCCCACTTGAGGCAGATCCTGGCTAACGACAAGTACGAGAACGGTTATATTCATCCGGTCAACCTG ACGTGGCCCTTTATGGTGGCCGGGAAACCCGAGAGTGACCTGAAAGAAGTGGTGACCGCGAGTCGCTTATGTGGAACCACGGCGTCCTGA